TAGGTCCTAACATGGTGGTAGATGGTTTACAATACTATAAAAATCATTTAAACACTCATTTTGTTTCTAATATTGATGGAGATCATGTTTCTGAAGTAATCAAAAAATTAAACCCAGAAACTACCCTATTTGTAATAGTTTCTAAAACTTTTACTACCCAAGAAACTATTGGAAATGCCATCACTATTAAAGAATGGTTTTTACAAACTGCAAGTGAAGCTGATGTAGCAAAACACTTTGTTGCAGTTTCAACCAACTTAGAAGCTGTTTCTAATTTTGGAATAGCCCCAGAAAATGTTTTCCCAATGTGGAACTGGGTTGGAGGACGTTTCTCTTTATGGTCTGCTGTTGGTTTATCTATTGCATTAGCTGTAGGATATGACAATTATGCTGATTTATTAAACGGTGCTTACGAAATGGACAACCATTTTAAAACAGCAGAATTTGATGAAAACATACCTGTAATTTTAGCTTTACTAAGCATTTGGTACAATAATTTTTATGATGCTGAAAGTGAAGCAGTATTACCATATACGCAATATCTTAATACCTTACCAGCGTATTTACAACAAGCTTTTATGGAAAGTAATGGTAAGTCTGTAGATAGAGATGGAAATCCTGTAAACTATCAAACAGGGACTATTATTTGGGGTGCTGCAGGAACAAACATGCAACATGCCTTTATGCAATTGGTACATCAAGGAACTAAATTAATCCCTTGTGATTTTATTGGATTTAACGAATCTCTATACGGTAAAACAGATCATCATAAAAAATTAATGGCAAACTTCTATGGGCAGCAAGATGCTTTGTGCTTTGGTAAAACAAAAGAGCAAGTATTAGAAACTGTTGCTGAAGACGCTATTGAACTACCTTTTAAAATATTTACAGGGAACAGACCTAGCAACTGTATAACTGCAGATAAATTAAGCCCAAACAGCTTAGGAAAAATTATTGCTATGTACGAACATAAGATTTTTGTACAAGGAATTATTTGGAACATTTTTAGTTTTGACCAATTTGGAGTAGAACTTGGAAAAGAAATGGCAAATAAGCTTTTAAAATAAAAAAGAATATTGTATTTTATAAAAGCCTAACAATCAGTTGTTAGGCTTTTTTTTTGGAAAAAACTTTGATATTGGAGTAGCTGAGGATTTAGACTTATACGGGATGCAAAGAATAAATTGTCAATTCATTATTAATTCTAATGGAGATATTAGCCCAGATATTCAAACCTCAAGAACACATCCGGAGTTGGCAGAAGAAATTAAAGAAGTGTTTAAAAAACTCCCTAAAATGATTCCTGCTAAGCAAAACGGAAAACCTGTTAATTTAATTTACATACTACCTGTTAGGTTTTATGTTGAGTAAAAACAAAAAGCCCTGTTCAGAATTTGAACAGGGCTTTTTAAATTTTATATGTTGTAAAGCTTACTTTAACTTGCTTAAATCAACTTTAGAAATACGTAAAGTATTAACATCTCCTTTTTCCATAATTGGAGTAGAGTTAATGTTAATTACAATATCTCCTTCTTGTAAATATCCGCTCTCTAAAGCAATATTATTTACATCTCTAATTACATCAGTAGAGAAATGTGTTTTTGGCTCATAATATCTACCTTTTACTCCCCACATAATGTTCATCATTCCTAAAGTTCTTCTATCAGAACAGAATGCTAAAATTTGTGATTTAGGTCTTAAAGCAGAAATTTGCTGTGCAGTGTAACCAGTATCTGTAATGGTAGAAATTACCTTAGCATTTACATCTTCAGCAACCAAAGCAGCTTGATGACAAATAGCATTAGAAATAGCTTTATCAGCATCTGGATCTAATTTTGGAGCTTGTCTTGGCACTTCAATTAAACTAGAGTTCTCAACATCTAAAATAATTTGTCTCATTACTTGAATTACTTCATTTGGAAATGCACCAACAGAAGTTTCTCCAGATAACATTACTGCATCAGCACCATCCATAATAGAGTTTGCAACGTCATTTACCTCCGCACGAGTTGGTACAGAGTTCTCAATCATTGTCTCCATCATTTGAGTAGCAATTACTACAGGAATTTTAGCTTCTTTACATTTTCTTACCAACATTTTTTGAGCTAAAGGCACTTCAGACATAGGAATTTCAACACCTAAATCTCCACGAGCAACCATAATAGCATCAGTGTTTGCAATAATTGCATCAATATTTTCTAAAGCTTCTGGTTTTTCAATTTTAGAAATTACTCTAGTTCTGTAAACAGAAGTATCAGAGTTTTCTTTAATTAATTTATGAATATCATCTAAATCTGCAGGGTTACGTACAAAAGATAAAGTCATCCAATCTACCTCTAAACCTAAAGCAAACTTTGCATCTTTAATATCTTTTTCTGTTAAAGCAGGTAAAGAAACATTAGTATTAGGTAAGTTAACTCCTTTTTTAGACTTTAAAGGACCACCTCTTAAAACTTTAGTAGTCACTAAATCTTCATTGTTAGTAGCCGTTACTTCAAATAATAATTTTCCGTCATCAACTAAAATTTTCTCTCCAACTTTAACATCCTTAGGAAACTGCTTGTAGGTCATAAAAGCTTTTTCCTGCGTTCCTTCACACTTTTCAGTTGTAAATTTGAAAACATCACCTGGAGCCAACTCAACACCTTCAGCCATGACTCCTACACGTAATTTTGGACCTTGTAAGTCAGCCAAAATCGCAACATTAAAATCTAATTCATTGTTCAATTCTCTAATAATTCTAACATTGTTAGAAACATCATCGTAATCTGCATGTGAGAAGTTAATTCTGAATACGTTTACTCCAGAGATCATTAACTCTTTAAGTTTAGCTTTATTACCTGTTAAAGCAGGACCCAATGTAGCAACGATTTTTGTCTTTTTAGTTTGTGACATATTTAAAAAATTAAGTATTCTTTATGATTTAATTTAACTGTATCCACTGCATAAGCAGTTACAATACCCTCTATTTTATTTATCTGTTGTGTCAGATTTTTTAGTTTTGACGCTGAAAAATCACCTTGAATTTTTACTATAAAATCTGCTTCTTTTACTTCTGGTTGTAAATATACATAAGAACTAGTAAACGTATCTTCTGTTTGAAACAACCCCACTGATTTACCTTCAATATTCTTAACCTTGTATTTATTTTTAACTAAATACCAATCAATTAAGTTTTTTGAATCTTCAAATTCAAATGATGAAAAAAAGGCTTTTTTTCCTTCTATAACATAATCTAAATCTGGTACAATTCTCTTGAATTTAAAACCTAAATCATTATTTAACAAATAAGCTAACTTATAATCTTGCAATACTGTATGCACTGCAATTATTTGATAATCTTGCTCATCTAGCTCACAAAAAGTTAAATAATTAGCCGCCATAAAAACTACGTATTTATACGTAAAAATTCAAGAACGAAGTTAATAATAGTTATTAATATGAAATTAATTATTATAAGAATAAAACGCAAACGTTATAGTAATGTTTCTATTTCTGATTGAAACACATAATAAGCTCTTTTAGCAGCCATTTCTTCTGCTCTCTTTTTAGAAGTCGCTCTCCCTTTTGAAACTGCCTTTTTATCTACAAACAACTTAACACTAAAATGTTTTACATTTTGATTCCCTGTATCTTCGTAAACCTCGAACTTTATGTTTCTTTTACATTTTTGAGACCACTCTATTAACAAGCCTTTATAACTAGTAATTTTCCCTTCGAGTTTCTCTATATCAACATAAATTGCAATTACTTTTTTATTGATAAACTTTAAACAGTAATTAAAACCTCTATCTAAGTAAATAGCACCTACTAATGCTTCAAATAAATTACCGTGTATATTTGCCCCTATCTTAGATTTAGAAGTTTTTGTTTTTAAGTACCTTAACAAATCTAAATCTCTTCCTAGTTCGTTTAAATGATCTCTACTTACAATTTTAGAACGCATTTGAGTTAAATAACCCTCGTTAGCATCTGGAACCTCGTCATAAAGATACGAAGCAACTATTGACCCCAACATTGCATCTCCTAAATACTCTAATCTTTCAAAATTTAAGGGATGCCCTTTTTTATCCTTTAGCTGTAAAGATGTATGGGTAAAAGCCTGTTCGTATATTGATAGATTTTTAGGAGCAAAACCTATCATTTTTTTTATTTGAGCATAAAAAATCTCGTTCGAGGACGAACGAGATTTTTTTATATTTTTAAAGAACTTCAAAAGTCTTAAGCTTCTAATTTTTTAAACAATACACAAGCATTGTGTCCACCAAATCCAAAAGTGTTACTCATTGCTACCTTAATATCTCTCTTTTGAGCTTTATTAATGGTTAAGTTTAACTTTGGATCTATACTCTCGTCTAAAACGGAATGGTTAATAGTAGGTGGTACCATACCATGTTCCATTGCTAATACAGAAGCGATTGCTTCAATAGCTCCAGCAGCACCTAATAAATGCCCTGTCATAGATTTAGTTGAGTTAATATTTAAGTTATATGCATGCTCTCCAAATACTTTTTGAACTGCTTTTAACTCTGCAACATCACCTAATGGAGTTGATGTTCCGTGCATGTTGATTGCATCTACATCTTCAGGTGTTAAACCTGCATTTTGTAAACAATTCAACATTACTTTAGTTGCTCCTAATCCTTCTGGATGTGGTGCAGTTAAGTGATAAGCATCGGCAGATAAACCACCTCCTGCTACTTCACAATAAATTTTAGCTCCTCTGGCAACAGCGTGCTCATACTCTTCTAGTATAAGTGCTCCACCACCTTCTCCCATTACAAAACCATCACGGTCTTTGTCAAATGGACGAGATGCTGATTCTGGATTTTCATTGTTTTGAGACAATGCATGTAAGGCATTAAAACCTCCCATTGCAGCTCCAGTTACTGACGCTTCAGAACCTCCTGTTACAATTACATCAGCATGACCTAAACGAATGTAGTTTAAGGCATCTATAATTGCATTTGCAGAAGATGCACATGCAGATACTGTTGTAAAGTTTGGACCTCTAAAACCATATTTGATAGAAATATGACCCGGAGCAATATCAGCAATCATTTTTGGAATAAAGAAAGGGTTGAATTTTGGTGTTCCATCACCATGAGCATACTCAACAACTTGTTGTTCAAAAGTATCAATTCCTCCAATTCCACATCCCCAAATAACTCCTACTCTATCTGGATCAACATTTTTAACGTCTAATTTTGAGTTGATAATTGCCTCGTCAGCAACTACCATGGCAAATTGTGTAAATTTGTCCATTTTACGAGCTTCCTTTCTGTGAATAAACTCATTCACATCAAAGTTTTTTACCTCGCATGCAAAACGAGTTTTGAACTTGGCAGCATCAAAGTGTGTTATAGGAGCAGCACCGCTTTTCCCATTCACTAAACCATCCCAATACTCTTCT
Above is a genomic segment from Wenyingzhuangia fucanilytica containing:
- the pyk gene encoding pyruvate kinase; the protein is MSQTKKTKIVATLGPALTGNKAKLKELMISGVNVFRINFSHADYDDVSNNVRIIRELNNELDFNVAILADLQGPKLRVGVMAEGVELAPGDVFKFTTEKCEGTQEKAFMTYKQFPKDVKVGEKILVDDGKLLFEVTATNNEDLVTTKVLRGGPLKSKKGVNLPNTNVSLPALTEKDIKDAKFALGLEVDWMTLSFVRNPADLDDIHKLIKENSDTSVYRTRVISKIEKPEALENIDAIIANTDAIMVARGDLGVEIPMSEVPLAQKMLVRKCKEAKIPVVIATQMMETMIENSVPTRAEVNDVANSIMDGADAVMLSGETSVGAFPNEVIQVMRQIILDVENSSLIEVPRQAPKLDPDADKAISNAICHQAALVAEDVNAKVISTITDTGYTAQQISALRPKSQILAFCSDRRTLGMMNIMWGVKGRYYEPKTHFSTDVIRDVNNIALESGYLQEGDIVININSTPIMEKGDVNTLRISKVDLSKLK
- the rnc gene encoding ribonuclease III; the encoded protein is MKFFKNIKKSRSSSNEIFYAQIKKMIGFAPKNLSIYEQAFTHTSLQLKDKKGHPLNFERLEYLGDAMLGSIVASYLYDEVPDANEGYLTQMRSKIVSRDHLNELGRDLDLLRYLKTKTSKSKIGANIHGNLFEALVGAIYLDRGFNYCLKFINKKVIAIYVDIEKLEGKITSYKGLLIEWSQKCKRNIKFEVYEDTGNQNVKHFSVKLFVDKKAVSKGRATSKKRAEEMAAKRAYYVFQSEIETLL
- the fabF gene encoding beta-ketoacyl-ACP synthase II, with protein sequence MKLKRVVVTGLGALTPIGNNIEEYWDGLVNGKSGAAPITHFDAAKFKTRFACEVKNFDVNEFIHRKEARKMDKFTQFAMVVADEAIINSKLDVKNVDPDRVGVIWGCGIGGIDTFEQQVVEYAHGDGTPKFNPFFIPKMIADIAPGHISIKYGFRGPNFTTVSACASSANAIIDALNYIRLGHADVIVTGGSEASVTGAAMGGFNALHALSQNNENPESASRPFDKDRDGFVMGEGGGALILEEYEHAVARGAKIYCEVAGGGLSADAYHLTAPHPEGLGATKVMLNCLQNAGLTPEDVDAINMHGTSTPLGDVAELKAVQKVFGEHAYNLNINSTKSMTGHLLGAAGAIEAIASVLAMEHGMVPPTINHSVLDESIDPKLNLTINKAQKRDIKVAMSNTFGFGGHNACVLFKKLEA
- a CDS encoding energy transducer TonB, yielding MLGFFFGKNFDIGVAEDLDLYGMQRINCQFIINSNGDISPDIQTSRTHPELAEEIKEVFKKLPKMIPAKQNGKPVNLIYILPVRFYVE
- a CDS encoding IPExxxVDY family protein, translated to MAANYLTFCELDEQDYQIIAVHTVLQDYKLAYLLNNDLGFKFKRIVPDLDYVIEGKKAFFSSFEFEDSKNLIDWYLVKNKYKVKNIEGKSVGLFQTEDTFTSSYVYLQPEVKEADFIVKIQGDFSASKLKNLTQQINKIEGIVTAYAVDTVKLNHKEYLIF
- the pgi gene encoding glucose-6-phosphate isomerase, which encodes MMLKNINPTETNAWKKLTEHFQEAKNLELQQLFAADKNRSSDYQVSLGDLTLNYAKNRINKETLNLLVDLAKEAELKDAIQQYFNGEIINATEGRAVLHTALRNNSGNAVYSEGVDVMPEVNAAKENIKAFTEKVIFGNWKGYTGKEITDIVNIGIGGSDLGPNMVVDGLQYYKNHLNTHFVSNIDGDHVSEVIKKLNPETTLFVIVSKTFTTQETIGNAITIKEWFLQTASEADVAKHFVAVSTNLEAVSNFGIAPENVFPMWNWVGGRFSLWSAVGLSIALAVGYDNYADLLNGAYEMDNHFKTAEFDENIPVILALLSIWYNNFYDAESEAVLPYTQYLNTLPAYLQQAFMESNGKSVDRDGNPVNYQTGTIIWGAAGTNMQHAFMQLVHQGTKLIPCDFIGFNESLYGKTDHHKKLMANFYGQQDALCFGKTKEQVLETVAEDAIELPFKIFTGNRPSNCITADKLSPNSLGKIIAMYEHKIFVQGIIWNIFSFDQFGVELGKEMANKLLK